From Musa acuminata AAA Group cultivar baxijiao chromosome BXJ3-8, Cavendish_Baxijiao_AAA, whole genome shotgun sequence, one genomic window encodes:
- the LOC135645495 gene encoding protein GOS9-like, which produces MAGEIKVGLWGGNGGSEWDMGAADRITEIKIGAVEAIDAIVITFIRNDQTETKHFGSIDFKPYVISLQEDEYLVGVEGSVDTMWGLTLVRNLTLRTNKDSYGPFGSSGGIPFSVPLVSGKIIGFFGRAGEMIEAIGVYLAPN; this is translated from the exons ATG GCGGGAGAGATCAAGGTGGGGCTGTGGGGTGGCAACGGAGGGTCTGAATGGGACATGGGGGCTGCCGACCGCATCACCGAAATCAAGATTGGCGCCGTAGAGGCCATCGACGCCATCGTGATCACCTTCATCCGTAATGATCAGACGGAGACCAAGCACTTCGGCAGCATCGATTTCAAACCCTACGTG ATTTCTCTGCAAGAGGACGAGTATCTTGTGGGCGTCGAGGGGTCTGTGGATACGATGTGGGGATTAACTCTGGTGAGGAACCTGACGCTGAGGACCAACAAGGACAGCTATGGACCTTTCGGCTCCAGTGGCGGAATACCTTTCTCCGTTCCGCTAGTCTCGGGTAAGATCATTGGCTTCTTTGGACGTGCGGGCGAAATGATTGAGGCCATCGGAGTTTACCTGGCACCGAACTAG